From a region of the Terriglobia bacterium genome:
- a CDS encoding uroporphyrinogen-III synthase — MSGDSGGLQPPSAVRNPLKGKRILITRAKEQAGALAEQLRALGATVVEIPSIEIRPPRSFEPLDNAIRGIRDYDWLILTSVNGVRALMERLEQAKLPPAHLSSLKIAAIGPATKKAIEARGLTVSVMPKQYIAESVVEALRENVEGKRVLLVRAKVARDVIPQELRSAGATVNVVEAYQTVVPQASRERLRDVLSRPGQQPHAITFTSSSTAKNFLELLGEDNKYLLTGVILASIGPVTSATLRTLGLTVHLEAREYTIPGLVKVLAEEL, encoded by the coding sequence ATGAGCGGCGACTCTGGTGGGTTACAGCCACCGTCCGCTGTCCGAAACCCACTGAAGGGCAAACGGATTCTCATCACCCGCGCCAAAGAACAAGCCGGCGCTCTCGCCGAGCAGCTCCGGGCGCTGGGCGCTACCGTCGTAGAGATACCCTCCATCGAGATCCGCCCGCCGCGCTCCTTCGAGCCTCTCGACAACGCCATCCGCGGCATTCGCGACTATGACTGGCTGATCCTGACCAGCGTCAACGGCGTGCGCGCCCTAATGGAACGCCTGGAACAGGCGAAGCTCCCTCCTGCACATCTTTCGAGCCTGAAAATCGCCGCCATCGGGCCGGCGACGAAGAAGGCCATTGAGGCCCGCGGGCTGACCGTCTCGGTCATGCCCAAGCAATACATCGCCGAATCGGTGGTTGAGGCTTTGCGAGAAAATGTGGAAGGGAAGCGCGTGTTGCTGGTACGCGCCAAGGTTGCGCGGGACGTCATTCCCCAGGAGCTACGAAGTGCTGGCGCGACGGTGAATGTGGTCGAAGCCTATCAGACGGTCGTGCCCCAGGCCTCCCGCGAGCGCCTGCGCGACGTGCTCTCCCGGCCGGGGCAGCAGCCGCACGCGATCACCTTCACCAGCTCATCGACTGCGAAGAACTTTCTCGAGCTCTTGGGCGAGGACAACAAGTACCTCCTCACCGGGGTCATCCTCGCGTCCATCGGTCCCGTCACTTCCGCGACACTCCGCACCCTCGGTCTGACCGTGCATCTGGAAGCGCGCGAGTACACCATTCCAGGCCTGGTGAAAGTCCTCGCCGAAGAACTCTGA
- a CDS encoding potassium channel family protein → MVIAASVVGVVLVLLVLWEGFETIVLPRRVTRHIRLTRLYYRSTWIPWVTVVRTVKNRRLRETLLSVYGPASLLGLLAVWAAGLMFGFGLLHWAAGTGPQSQAPYGGFWTDIYLSGTTFFTLGIGDVTPHTPLGRLLTVLEAGIGFGFLAVSIGYLPTIYQNFSRRETNITLLDARAGSPPSAGELLRRHAVEGSLDSLNDWLRDWEGWAAELLESHLSYPVLCYFRSQHDNQSWLTALTTILDACALVMIGVDGVPPRQAKLTFAIARHTVVDLAQIFRTNPEAPPQDRLPAEEIPGLRAFLASAGLKLGDGPEAERRLGELRAMYEPYVFALADYMSIQLPRWMPTSQQADNWQTSAWGRIAGMAAPACASKRGEHF, encoded by the coding sequence ATGGTGATCGCGGCAAGCGTGGTCGGCGTCGTGCTGGTGCTGCTGGTTTTGTGGGAGGGGTTCGAGACCATCGTTCTGCCGCGCCGGGTGACGCGCCACATTCGGCTGACTCGCCTCTATTACCGATCGACCTGGATCCCGTGGGTCACCGTCGTGCGCACCGTCAAGAACCGCCGGCTGCGGGAGACACTGCTCAGCGTGTATGGGCCAGCCTCGCTGCTGGGATTGCTTGCTGTTTGGGCCGCTGGTCTGATGTTCGGGTTCGGCTTGCTGCATTGGGCGGCCGGCACCGGCCCGCAGTCGCAAGCGCCGTACGGAGGGTTCTGGACGGACATCTATCTCAGCGGGACCACATTCTTCACCCTCGGGATCGGCGACGTCACGCCCCACACGCCTCTCGGTAGACTCCTGACGGTCCTCGAAGCGGGGATCGGGTTCGGTTTCCTGGCCGTCTCTATCGGCTATCTGCCCACCATCTACCAGAACTTTTCCCGCCGGGAGACCAACATCACGCTGCTGGACGCGCGCGCCGGTTCGCCTCCGAGCGCCGGGGAGCTTTTGCGGCGGCACGCTGTCGAGGGCAGCCTGGATTCGCTGAATGATTGGCTGCGCGACTGGGAAGGATGGGCGGCGGAGCTGCTCGAGAGCCATCTTTCCTATCCCGTCCTCTGTTACTTCCGCTCGCAGCATGACAACCAATCGTGGCTGACCGCGCTGACCACCATCCTGGACGCGTGCGCGCTGGTGATGATCGGCGTCGATGGCGTTCCTCCGCGCCAGGCCAAGCTGACCTTCGCCATCGCGCGGCATACGGTCGTGGACCTGGCGCAGATTTTCCGGACCAACCCGGAAGCGCCCCCGCAGGACCGCCTGCCAGCGGAGGAGATCCCGGGGCTGCGGGCATTCCTGGCGTCCGCCGGTCTGAAGCTGGGCGATGGCCCGGAGGCGGAACGGCGGCTGGGAGAATTGCGCGCCATGTATGAACCGTACGTCTTCGCCCTCGCCGATTACATGAGCATCCAGCTTCCCCGCTGGATGCCGACTTCGCAGCAGGCCGACAACTGGCAGACCAGCGCGTGGGGACGCATCGCGGGGATGGCGGCGCCCGCCTGCGCGTCCAAGCGCGGCGAACACTTCTGA